A section of the Acropora muricata isolate sample 2 chromosome 4, ASM3666990v1, whole genome shotgun sequence genome encodes:
- the LOC136913127 gene encoding GTPase IMAP family member 4-like, with protein MAEVRALEKRNVVVVGKTGAGKSTVANKILGLEKFAVKNVAPSVTLKVEAHCCYLDDESSPSRYNLKVIDTVGLFDTNVKNDAAIKKMKNFFQNECPEGVNLVLFVCRKGRFTEEERRTFDYIMKHLRKQISDFSALVFTHCDGQSDSANQEFLISFEKEASDIVSFMKKGICMVGFPHLSNLRPQMKEVIQEEMKEQTQRLLKIVMKADKRCLGNEMFEPTFWEKLRQCSIL; from the coding sequence ATGGCGGAGGTAAGAGCTCTTGAAAAACGTAATGTTGTAGTGGTCGGAAAGACTGGTGCAGGGAAGTCTACAGTAgcaaacaaaattttaggtCTGGAGAAGTTCGCAGTTAAGAATGTTGCTCCTAGTGTAACTTTGAAAGTAGAAGCTCACTGCTGTTACCTCGACGATGAATCTTCACCATCACGATACAATTTGAAAGTCATAGATACAGTGGGCCTTTTTGACACTAACGTAAAAAATGATGCTGCAATTAAGAAGATGAAGAATTTCTTCCAGAATGAGTGCCCAGAAGGTGTTAATTTGGTGCTGTTCGTGTGTCGAAAAGGACGGTTCActgaagaagaaagaaggaCTTTTGATTACATAATGAAACACTTAAGGAAACAAATATCAGATTTTTCTGCCCTTGTTTTTACGCACTGCGATGGACAGAGCGATTCTGCGAACCAAGAGTTCCTTATAAGCTTCGAAAAAGAGGCAAGTGATATCGTAAGTTTCATGAAAAAAGGAATATGCATGGTTGGGTTTCCTCATCTTTCCAACTTAAGACCGCAAATGAAGGAAGTCATACAGgaagaaatgaaagaacaaACCCAAAGGCTGCTGAAAATAGTGATGAAGGCTGACAAGAGATGTCTTGGAAATGAAATGTTTGAACCTACTTTCTGGGAAAAACTGAGACAATGTTCCATTTTGTAA
- the LOC136913128 gene encoding uncharacterized protein: MAALQKRNIIILGRTGTGKKTIANKILGDERLQVDSAMTSVTREVRRMKAEEKVDDTNTMHYIIKIVDTLGPYSKKIDKAWILKEISEHCNCTGACDEIHLILFTFRYGVYEQREIDIFTAICELYPDEIPKISALVITGCESLDEEGRNSLCHELSTETITKRVVQLMKKGIVPVGFPNLKDIKPAFKEEYEKVIVSDANKLKDLVFKASESTFSRQLLQSKPPEMQARALRDRKKPEGECVLF, encoded by the coding sequence ATGGCGGCTCTACAGAAAAGAAACATTATCATCCTTGGAAGGACGGGAACTGGCAAGAAAACAATTGCTAATAAGATTTTGGGTGATGAACGTCTTCAAGTTGATTCTGCTATGACGAGTGTCACGAGAGAGGTCCGTCGGATGAAGGCAGAAGAAAAAGTCGACGATACCAATACCATGCACTACATCATCAAGATCGTCGACACACTTGGTCCATATAGCAAAAAGATCGACAAAGCATggattttgaaagaaatcagTGAGCATTGCAATTGCACCGGAGCATGTGATGAAATCCATCTTATCCTCTTTACATTCCGGTATGGTGTGTACGAACAAAGAGAAATAGACATTTTTACTGCCATTTGTGAGCTGTATCCAGATGAAATTCCCAAAATCTCTGCATTGGTCATCACTGGATGTGAGTCTCTAGACGAAGAAGGAAGGAATAGTCTCTGTCATGAGCTTAGTACAGAAACTATCACGAAACGAGTAGTCCAACTAATGAAGAAAGGTATCGTCCCAGTGGGATTTCCAAATCTTAAGGATATCAAACCAGCTTTTAAAGAGGAATATGAGAAAGTTATCGTCTCCGACGCGAACAAACTCAAGGATCTTGTATTTAAGGCTTCAGAATCAACATTTTCTCGCCAGCTTCTTCAAAGCAAGCCACCCGAAATGCAGGCAAGAGCGTTGCGGGACAGGAAAAAGCCGGAAGGCGAATGCGTTTTATTTTAA